In Episyrphus balteatus chromosome 4, idEpiBalt1.1, whole genome shotgun sequence, the sequence tttaacttttctttttttacttttatttttttggctagCGGTTAACCGCAAGCCTTATTAAACTGTTGTAATCAttacttttatattttaaaaaatttggttttttaatCCAGGGATTTTTAATCCCACGGTTtttatccaattaaaaataatttaaatttaaacaaatcttggttcttttcatttttcttattgGTTTTCTTCATTAAttagttttggaatttttgctaattttattggtcataaaaaaaaaattcctggcGCCCATTTTTATTACAAGTTTccctaacagacaagattgggaaaacagtacacctttctcaaatgagtcgactatcgccatctttaccgatggttcgaaaatgaacactggggttggtgcaggtttttactcagaaaacctcaaccttgccagttctttcaggctccccgatcacagcagtgtcttccaagccgagatattggcagtgaaaaatgctgctaaacaaatatccatgatggcgatatcacctgctgacatcacctttttcattgatagccaagcggcaataaaagcgatttctgccaccttaatcaagtctaagcttgtttcttgctgtcgcgaagagcttagggttcttggtatgcagcataatgtaagactctgctgggttcccggccacagtgatgtgttcggaaacgaaaaagcggatgagcttgcaagggagggctcaatgcttgatccctctctcatagaccttaacattagaatcccacaatgtgaaataaggcgaaatatcgtcaacaagatttcacaaaaaaccaacgaTAGATAgaacctcctagaaacctgcggtcacaccaggaaactatggccgaacttcgacgagaaaaaatcaaataagatcttactacttagtaagccttctttaagatccctaataggcgtcttaacgggtCATAACCTACtgggataccacaaaaagaaaatggggctttgtacggatgatctatgcagaggctgcggtaatgaggacgaacaggaaaacactgttcacttcctctgtcactgcccagcactctgtcgcactaggaaaaaattcttaggaaactacttctttaatgaattagaagaactagcggaactctcaggcaatagcctactgaactttgtcaagtcctccaaatggctcgaacaaccaaagcattcataggttaatacttttttcatgaagttacaatacttcagggtatcacaagggatctacattgatctaagtgtgacggtaacaatatcaactgtcagcccacataacctaacctaacctatgtACTAGGATTTAAAAACCCTCAACGttatcgatttaattttttttgtattaaccaTTTAAGGTCTAAAACAACACATTTCTGTTAAAACAATAactagaaattattattattattatatatataaaacttTGAGGAGATTACAATAACTTGGgcgccgagatttgataacagttttttgtagaggggttcaatacaattattttttacaattggGGGGGAGGGGTCTATCTCCTCCCGTTTAGTTTCTCAAAAACGAcctaaaatcaaaaaagaaaatattaaaaacaacgtCAACACCTGCATAACGaaataatcgatctcaaagttgaaattaggggacaaaaagttaaaaaaaacactttaaatacctactatttttttaggaccgttaattttaaaactaaatttactGATACAGAAAACTGCTtcaattgatgaaaataatGTGAACTAGTGATTTGCAGTTCGATACTAGAGTTAGTTCAGGAGTGCATTTtggaattcttttttattatatcgATGAACATATGCTTCTGATCTATTAGCTTGTATTTTGGTATAAATTAACCTGGTGGATCTTacctcctacgaagatttgaacccttacatatcgactttcatagaagaaactatggtattaatgagcctcttagtcgctttttaactttttaacttgaaccatttatccttagactttaatttgacgaaaatgggtttaaaaacattgtttcgaaccaATGCTCCACAATTGTGATTGTTAATcagtgttttaaataaattatatttgttggatttttttgtacaaataatttttttaatttgtaaagttcgtaatattttgttttatattgtgcatgtgggtggtatattttttgtttactaaccactaacatgcactAATGATGAGTCTCTGATCGTCAATAATagcttgttctaagcttactacatcaaagaatctgaagtgaaaaaaagatACCCTGTGTTCTGTGtagcttattaaaaaaaagtctaccTCAGGGGCAGTGGCGTAGCATGCATGGGTGGCACCCGGGGCGGCAATTATGGTGTCACCCCCAGAATGAAATTCCACTTTTCTATAATATTAAGCAAATTTTGGAATCGCAAAAATCGATACaaccgattttttaaatttttttttaagtagctaaggaaaattttcaaaaaaacaattttttatgaaaattcaatataataAAGGATAAAGaagcaattaaattttatttttatgtgtcaactaatatttattttttaattgcatacaaatttttttactttaaaaatttgtataaataaaaacctTAACAAAACCGTACcaataataactttaaaaatttatttgtcaCTAAATTGCATGCTTGGTTTGGAGTTTAAAACTATTCTAAGAattgtttttgtacttttaagaagaaaatttaaagtttttattttttaaagtttttattgaaacttataaaattaaattaaaaatataacataAAGCCTAGTAggtacgcagatcgagataAATCCGCCCCcctctctattttttttttggaggcaATACAACCGGccgtattctgctattcgattcacgcggaatttaaacaatttttttttctttaagatttCTAAAACAGACGGAAACAACGTTTTGCTTTCGAAATTTAGCGTTTTTTCAAAGCCATGTTGACGTGGTAAATTAAGAAATCTTTCGATTctcgtgaatcgaatagcagaatacggGTGAATGTAAAACTGTTTAAATATtcacatttaatttaaatatgtatttcatCAATTTTGTTTCCCCATCCATTAATATTAACCATTTATATCCAACGCACAAATTATACTCGCACATTTACTAGTACATTTAAAGTTAACAatctagtttttatttttttaatagaaaaatacaagaaatttaCGACACATCCATACAAAGTTGAAAGATTAGTTTATCTTTAATTGCAAAAGTCAAAGTCGTTATCAACTCACTTTAAtctcaaaacatttattttttagttgaaGGTAGCACCAAGCACCTTCGTTTAagacatttcaatttcaataattttcttatcTATCCATTCCTTATGAGAAGGCACATACGTATAAACTCCAGGGTAGCCTTCGCGTGCACACCCTCTTCCCCATGATACCAATCCAACAAGATTATTATCCACCACCAGTGGGCCTCCAGTATCTTCTTGACAGCCATCCTTTCCACCTTTTTTAAGACCCGCACAAATCatattatttgttatttcaCCAGCTCCATATATTTTTTCACAACTTGCATTATCAACAATAGACACAACAGCATCATGGAGGAAGTAGGTCGGTCCTCCATCTTCAGCATCCCATCCCCAGCCACTTACAGTGGCGGATTTACCTGGTAGTGGCATCTTGTCGGCTATAGATATGGTCTTGATGTCAATTTCGTTTAATGGTAGACCATCTTGTAGGAAGAGCAGGGCTATGTCATTGTCAATGGTCCAAAAGTTGTAGCCCGAGTGTGTAACGTTCTTTTCCACAGGAATTTGCACACCGTCCGCACCTGAGCGGGAATTTGCACCAGCTACCACCATTATACGCCATTTGCTGTCCAAGTTCATCAAACACTGTGCTGCCGTTATAAGCACTTTATCGGAGTAAATACTGGCCCCACATTTATGAATATATGGACAGCTACTGCAGGACTTTATGCGAACTGAAGCAAAATATGGATGTTTTGAAATGTCTACAATTTGTCCGCCAACTATTCGGGGCTGAATAGGAGTTGCGCAAGTACAGTATAGCACagtaagtaaaacaaaaatacacaagttttttaacattttgagtGACACTTACGGTTTCATAGGTTTTAccgttttaaaattgttttaatttagaTTGCAGCACATAACTTCTTAATTTCCCATTGGTATTGATAAGCGTTTCTGGGAGATAAGTGCTTTATTAGTTTTATCAATTAAACTAACACCGATCTAAACTGTGCAGTTTTACTTAGCAAATACAATCACAATCAGTGGTAGTAGAAAATTGTACTAAAATATTCAGCAGCTAGAATATTATACATTAATCATATAattcgaaaattaaaattaaaattaaaattaaaattaaaattaaaattaaaattaaaattaaaattaaaattaaaattaaaattaaaattaaaattaaaattaaaattaaaattaaaattaaaattaaaattaaaattaaaattaaaattaaaattaaaattaaaattaaaattaaaattaaaattaaaattaaaattaaaattaaaattaaaattaaaattaaaattaaaattaaaattaaaattaaaattaaaattaaaattaaaattaaaattaaaattaaaattaaaattaaaattaaaattaaaattaaaattaaaattaaaattaaaattaaaattaaaattaaaattaaaattaaaattaaaattaaaattaaaattaaaattaaaattaaaattaaaattaaaattaaaattaaaattaaaattaaaattaaaattaaaattaaaattaaaattaaaattaaaattaaaattaaaattaaaattaaaattaaaattaaaattaaaattaaaattaaaattaaaattaaaattaaaattaaaattaaaattaaaattaaaattaaaattaaaattaaaattaaaattaaaattaaaattaaaattaaaattaaaattaaaattaaaattaaaattaaaattaaaattaaaattaaaattaaaattaaaattaaaattaaaattaaaattaaaattaaaattaaaattaaaattaaaattaaaattaaaattaaaattaaaattaaaattaaaattaaaattaaaattaaaattaaaattaaaattaaaattaaaattaaaattaaaattaaaattaaaattaaaattaaaattaaaattaaaattaa encodes:
- the LOC129918487 gene encoding trypsin eta-like; protein product: MLKNLCIFVLLTVLYCTCATPIQPRIVGGQIVDISKHPYFASVRIKSCSSCPYIHKCGASIYSDKVLITAAQCLMNLDSKWRIMVVAGANSRSGADGVQIPVEKNVTHSGYNFWTIDNDIALLFLQDGLPLNEIDIKTISIADKMPLPGKSATVSGWGWDAEDGGPTYFLHDAVVSIVDNASCEKIYGAGEITNNMICAGLKKGGKDGCQEDTGGPLVVDNNLVGLVSWGRGCAREGYPGVYTYVPSHKEWIDKKIIEIEMS